Below is a window of Diaminobutyricibacter sp. McL0608 DNA.
GCGGTCAACCAGATCGAGCTCCACCCTACGCACCAGCAGCCGGACGTGACCGCGTTCGCGCGCGAGCACGGCATCCACATCGAGGCGTGGGGGCCGCTCGGCCAGGGCAAATATCCGTTGTTCGAGCTGCCTGAGGTGACGGGCCCCGCCGAGGCGCACGGCAAGACGCCTGCACAGGTGGTCATCCGGTGGCACCTGCAGAGCGGGAACATCGTGTTCCCCAAGTCCAACCGCCGCGAGCGCATGGCCGAGAACTTCGACGTGTTCGACTTCGAGCTCACCGGTGCCGAGGTGGCGGCGATCACCTCGCTCGAGCGGGAGGGCCGCGTGAGCGCACACCCGAACGAGGTGAACTGACGGGCCGACGGTCGGCTCCCGCCGACGCCGGCTGCCTATTGCCGACGGGATGCGGAGATAGGCTCGCGACGTGCGCATAACGTCGACCATCAACAAGGTCATCTACATCCTGGTCGGCGAGGCGATCGTGCTCACGCTGAACTCGTTGCTGATCTACCGGCTGGTGCCGCCGGTCGTCGACCTCGTCGCCGTGTTCGCGCTCAACTTCCTGTACGTCTTCGTCGGCGTGCGCACGTTCCGCGGACCGGGCGAGGACGTTGCGGCTCCGCGGGCCTGGTGGCGCGCGACCGCCCGGCCGCTCGCGGGCTTCATCATCGGCGGTATCGCCTCCGTTCTCGCCCTGATCTCGTTGCTGGGCGCCCTCGGGTCGTCGCCGGAGCAGTCCGGCACGGCCGCAGTCGTCTGCGTCGGCTGGGCGCTCCTCGCCGCGTACTACCTCAACTCGTCGTTCCGCCTGCGGGCCCTCGACCAGCCCGAGTAGGCGGCCGCGCCCGCCGCGTCCCTGCCGCACTTGTTCGATGCAGGCGCACGCGTATATACGAGTGCGCTCGGACGGGGCACGTGCGCGAGCCGGGCTAACGCCTACGAGGCGGAACCCCGCCATCCGTGAGGAGGCGCCGCAATGAGCGAGGATTCATCGCGGTCGCCCATGTCCATCTGACCACGCGTGCCCCCGTCGCCGCCCGAAGCGCATCTTCGCGCTTCTTCTCGCGCCAGACGACCTCCTCCGGCGCGGCGCCAGCCGTGAACTCAGCCCGTGTGTACTTCGCGCGACCGTCGAATTCGCCGATGAGGTTCGTCTCCGGCCAATAGAAGTCGACGACATAGTGGTGCCCTGAAACGTCGAACCCGACCTGCAGTTCGGGCGCAACCAGGCCCAGTTCATGAATACGGGCCCGGCTCAGTGATTCGCCAGGGCTTTCGGCGAGCGCATCTCCGAATTCGATCGCTCGACTCGCCCGACGCGCTCCGCGCACGATGGCCGCGGTTTCGAGTTCCCCCGCAAGCTCCGTCTGGAACGAGTCAGGGTTGCGACGAAGAGCGGCATCGATGACCGAGACAGCGTCGACGAACGGACTGTACGCGGCCATGTCGACGACTGTGCGGCTGAGGGCGGTCGCCGTGAGACCGTTGATGGCAACGGTGGGACCCGGATTTGCGTGCGTGTGGGCGGTCAGCATCTTTTGCGAGCTGCCGCCGAGTGCATTGGGCGTCGCGACGTGGATGGTGTCCGGCCATGGAGAGACGATCGGGAGACCGTGGATGGCCGCCGCTGTCTCCCGGCAGAAAACGAGTGCGCGATCGCTGGCGAGCGCTACCGCCCTGACGCGAAGAAGGTAGCGGGCATCCGGTTGGAGGGAAGCCCATTGACGACCCGGGATGTACAGCCCTCTGTGGACTCGCACAAGGGCGCGCGCCTGGAGCGCCGACTCGAGCCGACCGCCGGTGATGCCATTCTCGCGAAGATGGCTGGCACGAATGAGTCCTGAGTCCTCCGAGATCAGTGCGTCGACGATGTCCATAGGTCGAGCTTTGCCCGAGGCGGGACGAAATCGGTCGTGCCGAGCACAACTGTGGATGGTGTGCCGAGGTAGCGAGGTGTGAGGGGACAGTCGCATCCTGGGCCACCCGCACTAGTTGTGATCGACCGCACGCGTACAGCGAAGTGCGGCGGGACGCAACGAGTGCGGCGGGACGAAGCCAGTGCGACGAGGCATCAGAACACGCGGGCAGTTTACGTAGTGTGTCGGGCCGGGTGGCACGCATCCGGAGCCCGGTCTACCGTCTACTCATGTCCCAGCCATCGACCGCCCGACCGCTCCGCGTCGTTGCCGTCTCCGGCAGCCTGCACACCCCGAGCAGGACGACCGCACTCGTCAAGGAGATCGTCGCCGCCTTCGGGCGCGAACTCCCGATCGAAGCCCACCTCATCGAGGTCACCGAGATCGGCGCCGAATTCGCCGGCGCCGTGCGCCGCGACCAGCTTCCCGACTCCGTCGAGGCCGAGCTGCACCGCATCGAGAACGCCGACCTCCTGATCGTTGCCAGCCCCGTCTACCGCGCCTCCTTCACCGGGCTCTTCAAGCACCTCTTCGATTTCGTCGGCCAGTACGCGCTGGTGGACAAGCCGGTCCTGCTGGCTGCGACGGGCGGCTCCGACCGCCACGCGCTCATCATCGAGCACCAGTTCCGGCCGCTCTTCGGCTTCTTCCAGGCGCTGACCCTTCCCATCGGCGTCTACGCCAACGACTCCGATTTCAGCAACTACCAAGTCTCCAGCCTCGACCTTCACGAGCGCATCGACCTCGCTGTCGCGCGGGCCCTCCCGCTCATCCGCCTGTCCGTCGCCGAGTCGGAGTCGATCGCGCACTACCTGGGCGGACGATGAGCACCGCAGACTGTCCGCTGCTCCCGGTGATCGGCGGCGACCTCCAGGTTCCCCTCGTCGACGGGAGCGAGACACGTTACGTGAATCTCGACTATGCCGCGAGCTCACCGGCTCTCGAGGTGGTCGCCCGCCACGTGTCGGATGTGCTGCCGCTGTATGCGAGCGTGCATCGGGGAGCGGGCTACGCATCCCAGATCTCGACGGCGGCCTATGAGCATGCCCGCCGGGTGGTCGGCGATTTCGTGGGCGCCCGCCAGGACGACCTGGTGATCTTCACCCGCAACACGACGGATTCGATCAACCTGCTGGCCTCGATCGTCCCGGGCGAGACGGTCGTGCTCGACATCGAGCATCACGCGAACCTGCTTCCTTGGGTGAACGCGAATGCGCGCGTAGTCAGGGCGGCGGACACCATCGAGGAGACGCTGAAACGGGTGGATGGGGAACTCGCCTCCCGCCCCGCCGCGCTTCTGGCAGTCACCGGCGCGAGCAATGTCACGGGGGAGACCCTTCCGCTGCGCAGGCTGGCCACGATCGCGCACCGGCGCGGCACGCGTCTCGCGGTGGATGGCGCCCAGCTGGTTCCGCACCGTCGCGTCTCGATCGCGTTCGACGGGGTCGACTATCTCGCCTTCTCAGGTCACAAGACGTACGCGCCGTTCGGGGCGGGCGTGCTGGTGGGTCGCCGCGACTGGCTCGATTTCGGCGAGCCGTACCTGCGCGGCGGCGGTGCGGTGACGCAGGTCAGTCTCGAGTCGACGACCTGGCGTACCGGGCCTGCCCGGCACGAGGCCGGCTCACCGAACGTGATCGGTGTCGCAGCGCTGGCGCGGGCGATCCAGGAATTGTCCTCACTCGACGTGCACGAGTGGGAAGCGCATGAGCGGACCCTGCGCGACCGTCTCGTGGCCGGCATCGGCGGGCTCCCGGGTGTGCGCATCCACAGCATCTTCCCCGACGCGGTGGATGCGGTCGGCGTGGTGAGCTTCTCGGTCGACGGGGTCGACTCCCGGCTGCTGGCCACGGCTTTGTCGGCCGAGGCCGGCATCGGCGTGCGCGACGGCAAGTTCTGTGCACATCCTCTGCTCGAGCGTCTCGGCATCACGGGTCCGGCTGTCCGCGCGAGTTTCGGCGTCGGATCGCAGACCGCGGATGTGGACCTGCTGATCTCGGAGCTGACGCGCTTTCTCGCGGACGGCCCGCGCTGGACGTACGAGCTGGTCGACGGCCACTGGGTCGCGCTCGACGACGCCCGTCCACGCCCGGACTGGGCGCCGGAACTGGATGCCGACCACGGCTACTACGGCTGCGCTGCGTGACATCTCGTCGCCGGCGGCATCGCTGACGCGCCCAACGACCCTCGGGCGGCCTACGCTTGGCGCATGTCCAACCGGCTCGCCTCCGCGATCAGTCCGTATCTGCGTTCGCACGCCGACAATCCCGTCGACTGGTTCCCGTGGGGTGCCGACGCCTTCGCCGAGGCCGAGCGTCGCGATGTCCCCGTCCTGATCTCGATCGGCTACGCCACCTGTCACTGGTGCCATGTCATGGCGCGCGAGAGTTTCAGCGATCCGGAGCTCGCAGCGTTCCTGAATGAGCGTTTCGTCGCGATCAAGGTCGACCGGGAGGAGCATCCCGAGGTCGACGCGAGCTATCTGTCCGCGGCGAGCGCCTTCACCGGAAACCTGGGTTGGCCGCTGACGGTGTTCGCGACGACGCGCGGTCGTGCGTTCTTCGCCGGAACGTATTTCCCGCCCGTCCCGGTGGGCGATCGCGCCTCGTTCCACCAGGTCCTCGACGCCGTCTCCGAGGCGTGGAACGTGCGCCGGGAGGAGGTCGAGGACAACGCCGCGAAGGTCGTCGAGGCGATTCGTGCCGCTTCGGTCGCAGCGACGGCGACCTCCGACCTGCCGACGGCCGCACGACTCGACGGCGCAGTGGACCTTCTGGCCGGTTTCGAGGATGCCGAGTTCGGCGGTTTCGGTGCCGCGCCGAAGTTTCCGATCGCGCCGGCGCTCCGTTTCCTTCTCGCCCGCGATCGCGGCGCCGACCTGGGTACGCGAACGCTCGAACGGATGGCGGCCTCGCCGCTTCGCGACCCCGTCGAGGGCGGCTTCTTCCGCTATGCGACCCGCCGGGACTGGGGCGACCCGCACTACGAGCGGATGCTCTATGACAACGCCCTCCTGCTCGACGCCTACACCCGCGCCTGGCAGCGTTCGGGCGCGACGTGGGCTGCGACCACCGCTGACGGCATCGCAGGCTTCCTCCTCACGGTGATGCGCCGCGACGGCGGCGGGTTCGCGTCCGCGCAGGACTCCGAGTCCGTGATCGACGGTGAGCGGGTGGAGGGGCGCTACTACGCCGCGAGCGCCGAGGAGCGCCGGACGCTCGAGCCGCCGCCGGTCGACGGCAAAGTGCTGACCGGCTGGAACGGTCTCGCCGTCGCAGCCCTGGCCCGCGCCGGGTTCGCTTTCGACCGCCCGGACTGGACCGCTGCCGCACGGGGAGCCGCTGATTTCCTGCTCGACCGTCACCGCCGCGCGGACGGGACCCTGGTGCGCGCCTCGCTCGACGACCGGACCTCGGATGCGTACGCGACTCTCGAGGACTACGGCGGCCTGGCCGGTGGCCTCCTCGCGCTCGCGACCACCACGGGCGCCACGGCGTATGCCGTCGCAGCGCGCGATCTCGTCGACCTCGCGATGGCGGCGGGCCCGGTCGGCGACGAGCCGTTCGGCGTCCCCGGTGGCTCCGATCCGGTGCTCGAGGGCAATGGGATGGCCATCTGCATCGATCCGTCGGAGGGCGCGTATCCGTCGGGCCTGACCTCGATCTCCGACGCCGCGCACACGCTCTACCTGCTGACCGGGGAACGACGGTTTGAACGCGCGGCCCGCGAAGGGATGCGTGTCGTGGCCGCCCAGGCCGTCGAGAACCCGACGGCTTTCGGCGCTGCGCTGGAGCTCATGTCGGTGCTCGCCGATGAACCTGAACAGCTCGTGGTCGTGACCGCGGGAGATGACGAACTCGGCCTCGTCTCCGCCGTTCGTCGGCGGTCGGGCCTGGTGGCGGTGGTCACCGGTGAGCAGTCCGCCGCGTTCGCTTCCGAGGGTTTCGACCTGTTCGAGGGCAGGGTGGCGGTGGATGCGCATCCGACCGCCTATGCGTGTCGCGATTTCGTCTGCCGGATGCCCGTGCAGAATCCGGCCGCGCTCGACTGAGTTCCGCACGGCTGAGCTGCGCCGAACGTCAGTGTCGGCCCGCGCTCACTGAAGGTCGAGCCGGTCGAGCATGCCCCAGACAGCCGTGCTCAGGTCGGGATGATCGAGTGCGATCTGGCGGAGCAGCTCGTACTCGAATCGCACGAGGGTGGTCCTGCTGGCCGTCGGATGGTGCGCCCGCGCCCGTTCCTCCCCGAGTCCGTAGGCCTCGACGGCCTCTTCGCGAAGGGTGTGGACGACCTGTTCGTCGACGCTGGGCAGGTCGGGAATGAACTCCCATGGATCGTCGCCCTGGCGGCACCGGTACTCGATCACGGCCGACAGTTCGTCGCGCGCCTGCTGGCGCAGGACTTCGAGGCTGGTTGGCACGTTCTCCGACACGGTCGTCCTCCTCGTACGCGATCGCAGGTTCGTCAGTCCGTACAGCCTACGTCGATGAGCCGACACGGCAACCCCCCGTGCCGGGGATTGCGAATGCGTGCGTCGGGGACGGTCAGTGCGTCCGCGAGAGGAGATAGGTGTTCAGCTCGGCCGAGAGGTCCGCATCCACCTGGAAGTCCCTGCCGTCGAGATTCGTGACCGGAGCGGCCTGGCGCACGCTCGACACGAGCCAGAGAGCGTCGGCGTCGGCGAGCTCGCCGGCCGGGATGTGCTCATAGGATGTCCGGATCCCGCGCGATTCGAAGAACTCGAAGACGCTCGCCTGCGTTGTGCCCGCGAGGATGCCCTGATCGGTCTGAGGCGTCCGGACCCGGTCGCCGTTGCGGACGATCACATTCGAGGTGGGCCCTTCGAGCGCAAACCCGTCGGCGCTGACGAAGATGACGTCCTGGGCGCCCCTGCGTGCAGCCTCGCGCAGCGCAGCCCGGTTCACCGCGTAGGAAAGGGTCTTCGCGCCCTGCAGCAGCCACGGAGAGGTCTCGGCGACGTCGTGGCGGTAGCCGCGGTCGAGGCTCACCACGCGGATACCCTGGCGGGCGGCGGTGAAATCTTCCCCGGTGTCGACGTAGACCCAGCCGGTGGGGGTTCCTGTTCCCTCGACGCCCCTGGTCATGATGAGTTTTGCGAAGAGCTCCCGCTCGACGCCGTGCTCCAGCTGGTGCGCCCCGATCCCAGCGAGCACGGCCAGGCGCCACACGTCGGTGTCCGGCTCGGGCATGTCCATGAGCTCCGCCGAGTGCTTGAGTCTGGCGAGGTGGGGCTCCAGGGCTTGTGGATGCCCGTCGACGACGCTGATCGTCTCGAAGAAGCCGTCCCCACGCGTGATGCCGAGGTCCATGACGTTCACCTGGGGCGCGGCCGCACTCGCTTCGACGAATCCGCTGTCATTGGTGGGTGCCGAGGTGACGGCAGGGCGGGTGAGCAGGAGCAGCGTCGCAGTGTTCATCTGGCTATTGTCTCGCGATGATGCGGAAACCGCCCCCGCCGACCGGTTCGAGATCCGTCACGTCGATGGCGGTCACGCGTGAGCCGGGCGGCCCGTCGGCGAGCCAGGCGACCATCCGCTCGACCGCCGCAGGTTCGCCTTCCGCCTCGACTTCGACCGCCCCGTCGGCCCGGTTGAACGCGAAACCCGTCACTCCGAGCAGCTGCGCGACCTCGCGTGCGCTCCAGCGGAAGCCGACGCCCTGCACGACACCGGTGATGACGACGCGTTTGCGGATCATCGAACCATTGTCGCCGACGGGCGCGTCACGCATGGAGTTGAATGGTGCGATGACCGATTCGCCCGTCGACAGCCTCCGGGCCGATCTGACCGCCGCACGGTTCACGGTCGCCGAGCTCGGAACGCTCTGGGGCGAGGTCGCGGGTGGCGCCTTGTACCGGGGCCAGCGCATCCCCGCTCGGCGTGCGCTCGACGGGCGGCGATCGGATGCGCGAACGTCGGACGCACGAACGTCGGACGCAGCGGCGGCCCTCGCGACCCTCGCCCGGCTGTTCGTCCTCGGTGATCCTGTGCCCGTCGATGACCTCGAACGTGCACTGCCACGACTGGCGATCGAGGGGGCGGTCGGTCTGGGGCTCGTCGCGCGGGAGGGCGGGTCGGCCGTACCGCTGGTCGACCTGCGGCCGTACAGCTTCGTCGACGCGCGCGGCGCCGGCGAGTGGTGGATCGCATCCGATCTGGGCGAACTCGCCCTCGGTCATGCCTTGCCCGAAGATCACGTGCTCGGCGTCGGCGGCGCCTCGATGACGCTCAGCGGGCTGATGCTGCAGGCACCGGTCGGGTCCGCGCTCGACCTCGGCACCGGATGCGGGATCCAGGCGTTGCACGCGTCCCGCCACGCGGATCGTGTCGTCGCGACCGACATCTCGGTGCGTGCGCTCGAACTCGCTGCGTTCAACGCGCGGCTCAACGAGGTCGCCGGCATCGAGTTCCGCCTCGGGAGCCTTTTCGAACCGGTCGCCGGCGAGCGGTTCGACCACATCGTGTCCAACCCGCCGTTCGTCATCACCCCGCGCGGCGACGGTGTGCCCGAATACGAGTACCGGGACGGCGGGATGGTCGGCGATGCGCTCGTCGAAGCCGTCATCGAACAGGTGGCCGACGTCCTGGCGCCGGGTGG
It encodes the following:
- a CDS encoding aminodeoxychorismate lyase, encoding MNTATLLLLTRPAVTSAPTNDSGFVEASAAAPQVNVMDLGITRGDGFFETISVVDGHPQALEPHLARLKHSAELMDMPEPDTDVWRLAVLAGIGAHQLEHGVERELFAKLIMTRGVEGTGTPTGWVYVDTGEDFTAARQGIRVVSLDRGYRHDVAETSPWLLQGAKTLSYAVNRAALREAARRGAQDVIFVSADGFALEGPTSNVIVRNGDRVRTPQTDQGILAGTTQASVFEFFESRGIRTSYEHIPAGELADADALWLVSSVRQAAPVTNLDGRDFQVDADLSAELNTYLLSRTH
- a CDS encoding aminotransferase class V-fold PLP-dependent enzyme — its product is MSTADCPLLPVIGGDLQVPLVDGSETRYVNLDYAASSPALEVVARHVSDVLPLYASVHRGAGYASQISTAAYEHARRVVGDFVGARQDDLVIFTRNTTDSINLLASIVPGETVVLDIEHHANLLPWVNANARVVRAADTIEETLKRVDGELASRPAALLAVTGASNVTGETLPLRRLATIAHRRGTRLAVDGAQLVPHRRVSIAFDGVDYLAFSGHKTYAPFGAGVLVGRRDWLDFGEPYLRGGGAVTQVSLESTTWRTGPARHEAGSPNVIGVAALARAIQELSSLDVHEWEAHERTLRDRLVAGIGGLPGVRIHSIFPDAVDAVGVVSFSVDGVDSRLLATALSAEAGIGVRDGKFCAHPLLERLGITGPAVRASFGVGSQTADVDLLISELTRFLADGPRWTYELVDGHWVALDDARPRPDWAPELDADHGYYGCAA
- a CDS encoding acylphosphatase, whose translation is MRDAPVGDNGSMIRKRVVITGVVQGVGFRWSAREVAQLLGVTGFAFNRADGAVEVEAEGEPAAVERMVAWLADGPPGSRVTAIDVTDLEPVGGGGFRIIARQ
- a CDS encoding thioredoxin domain-containing protein; amino-acid sequence: MSNRLASAISPYLRSHADNPVDWFPWGADAFAEAERRDVPVLISIGYATCHWCHVMARESFSDPELAAFLNERFVAIKVDREEHPEVDASYLSAASAFTGNLGWPLTVFATTRGRAFFAGTYFPPVPVGDRASFHQVLDAVSEAWNVRREEVEDNAAKVVEAIRAASVAATATSDLPTAARLDGAVDLLAGFEDAEFGGFGAAPKFPIAPALRFLLARDRGADLGTRTLERMAASPLRDPVEGGFFRYATRRDWGDPHYERMLYDNALLLDAYTRAWQRSGATWAATTADGIAGFLLTVMRRDGGGFASAQDSESVIDGERVEGRYYAASAEERRTLEPPPVDGKVLTGWNGLAVAALARAGFAFDRPDWTAAARGAADFLLDRHRRADGTLVRASLDDRTSDAYATLEDYGGLAGGLLALATTTGATAYAVAARDLVDLAMAAGPVGDEPFGVPGGSDPVLEGNGMAICIDPSEGAYPSGLTSISDAAHTLYLLTGERRFERAAREGMRVVAAQAVENPTAFGAALELMSVLADEPEQLVVVTAGDDELGLVSAVRRRSGLVAVVTGEQSAAFASEGFDLFEGRVAVDAHPTAYACRDFVCRMPVQNPAALD
- a CDS encoding DUF7059 domain-containing protein, translated to MTDSPVDSLRADLTAARFTVAELGTLWGEVAGGALYRGQRIPARRALDGRRSDARTSDARTSDAAAALATLARLFVLGDPVPVDDLERALPRLAIEGAVGLGLVAREGGSAVPLVDLRPYSFVDARGAGEWWIASDLGELALGHALPEDHVLGVGGASMTLSGLMLQAPVGSALDLGTGCGIQALHASRHADRVVATDISVRALELAAFNARLNEVAGIEFRLGSLFEPVAGERFDHIVSNPPFVITPRGDGVPEYEYRDGGMVGDALVEAVIEQVADVLAPGGVAQLLANWEYRGEGDAFDRVRGWLDTAGAADLDVWVIERDVQDAAEYAETWIRDGGTRPGTARFDELLSAWLDDFAARDVTSVGFGYVLVRRPEAGTPTLRRLERLHGSLGENEAGLGVHLGAALAAHDGQAATSDSELASSRLAVAPDVTEERHFWPGDEGPTAMLLRQGGGFGRTVQAGTALIALVGACDGDLTVGAICAAIAQLLEVDAAELTAELLPSVRGLIDDGFLLPVT
- the msuE gene encoding FMN reductase: MSQPSTARPLRVVAVSGSLHTPSRTTALVKEIVAAFGRELPIEAHLIEVTEIGAEFAGAVRRDQLPDSVEAELHRIENADLLIVASPVYRASFTGLFKHLFDFVGQYALVDKPVLLAATGGSDRHALIIEHQFRPLFGFFQALTLPIGVYANDSDFSNYQVSSLDLHERIDLAVARALPLIRLSVAESESIAHYLGGR